From a region of the Phaseolus vulgaris cultivar G19833 chromosome 6, P. vulgaris v2.0, whole genome shotgun sequence genome:
- the LOC137831528 gene encoding SWR1 complex subunit 6, whose product MEDDGASSVRRMSSRTRKVASKMVAALASADNRTQAALARLDALENDNAGFETADATNDDDEASLDEEDQFYIQKKQSKGTKRKTRQAKALEARRAPRTFLELLHEANLESLPPHVPSYWKAAVGPPSSTSRRHFCTVCGFSANYTCVRCGMRFCSYRCQNVHNDTRCLKFVA is encoded by the exons ATGGAGGACGACGGTGCCAGCTCGGTCCGCCGCATGTCAAGCCGAACGCGAAAAGTTGCGTCCAAAATGGTCGCCGCACTTGCCAGCGCCGATAACCGCACTCAG GCGGCACTTGCGCGATTGGATGCTTTGGAGAATGACAATGCAGGTTTTGAAACCGCAGATGCCACTAACGATGATGATGAAGCTTCTCTTGATGAGGAAGATCAAT TTTACATACAGAAAAAGCAGTCTAAAGGCACAAAAAGAAAGACCAGACAGGCAAAAGCGCTTGAAGCTAGGAGGGCCCCGAGAACATTCCTTGAGCTCTTACATGAG GCTAACTTAGAATCATTGCCTCCTCACGTGCCCTCCTATTGGAAAGCTGCAGTTGGACCACCAAGCTCAACCTCCCGTCGCCACTTCTGTACCGTTTGTGGTTTTTCTGCCAATTACACCTGTGTGAGATGTGGTATGCGCTTTTGTTCCTATAGATGTCAAAATGTGCACAATGATACTCGTTGCTTGAAATTTGTAGCCTAA